A single region of the Anomaloglossus baeobatrachus isolate aAnoBae1 chromosome 2, aAnoBae1.hap1, whole genome shotgun sequence genome encodes:
- the GJA8 gene encoding gap junction alpha-8 protein, with protein MGDWSFLGNILEEVNEHSTVIGRVWLTVLFIFRILILGTAAEFVWGDEQSDFVCNTQQPGCENVCYDEAFPLSHIRLWVLQIIFVSTPSLVYVGHAVHHVRMEEKRKEREEAEMSRQQEINEERLPLAPDQGSIRTTKETSTKGTKKFRLEGTLLRTYICHIIFKTLFEVGFVVGQYFLYGFRILPLYRCSRWPCPNTVDCFVSRPTEKTVFIMFMLAVAAVSLFLNVVEISHLGWKKIRFAFQRSADHQTNSLLGEVSQKPLHSIAISSIPKSKGYKLLEEEKVVSQFYPMTEVGLEASPLPSHFNNYEKSSTGLLEDISKVYDETLPSYRQAEEQEVVKVQVAETLEQEPSERVPSVRAPSVRAPSERALSERAPSRAVSERAASERAFSSLAKLPSNNAISERAPSEQAISERAISRANSDHAPSEHAPSEHALSRATSEHATLERVPSRATSEHAPFERTPSERALSRAAFDHDLFERASSDQALSRATSEHASSEQTPSQDTPALFDPPLQIIASTVTSDQVLDGNNPTNFDHVPFESASSRALSDLSRSEHLPLEHGFPEPLSEKPDDYEAEPPVPELPLLSFELYPDSRSLSRLSKASSRARSDDLTV; from the coding sequence ATGGGAGACTGGAGTTTCCTAGGGAATATTCTAGAAGAGGTCAATGAGCACTCCACCGTAATTGGCAGAGTTTGGCTGACGGTTCTGTTCATTTTCCGGATCCTCATTTTGGGAACTGCTGCTGAGTTTGTTTGGGGGGATGAACAATCTGATTTTGTGTGCAACACACAGCAGCCTGGTTGCGAAAATGTCTGCTATGATGAGGCTTTCCCTCTGTCTCACATCAGACTGTGGGTCCTGCAGATCATCTTTGTCTCCACACCGTCCCTGGTGTACGTGGGACATGCTGTCCATCACGTTCGGATGGAGGAGAAAAGAAAGGAGCGAGAGGAAGCAGAAATGAGTCGGCAGCAGGAAATTAATGAAGAAAGGTTGCCTCTTGCTCCTGATCAAGGAAGCATTAGGACCACCAAGGAAACTAGTACCAAAGGTACTAAAAAGTTTCGCTTGGAAGGAACTCTCCTAAGAACGTACATCTGCCACATTATCTTCAAAACTCTTTTTGAGGTGGGCTTTGTGGTGGGACAATATTTCCTCTATGGTTTCAGGATCCTTCCTTTGTACCGATGCAGTCGTTGGCCTTGCCCAAACACCGTTGACTGTTTTGTCTCCAGGCCTACTGAGAAAACTGTATTTATTATGTTTATGTTGGCAGTGGCTGCAGTCTCACTCTTTCTGAATGTGGTGGAGATCAGTCATCTGGGTTGGAAAAAGATCCGCTTTGCATTTCAAAGGAGTGCAGATCACCAAACTAATTCACTACTTGGAGAAGTTTCCCAAAAACCATTGCACTCTATTGCCATTTCTTCCATTCCAAAATCTAAAGGGTATAAGCTACTGGAAGAAGAAAAAGTTGTCTCCCAATTCTACCCAATGACCGAGGTTGGATTAGAAGCTAGTCCTCTTCCTTCTCACTTTAATAATTATGAGAAAAGCAGCACAGGTCTCCTTGAAGACATCTCAAAGGTCTATGATGAAACTCTGCCCTCGTATCGTCAAGCTGAAGAACAAGAGGTGGTGAAAGTGCAAGTGGCTGAAACTCTAGAACAAGAACCTTCAGAGAGAGTCCCTTCAGTGAGAGCCCCTTCGGTGCGTGCCCCTTCTGAGCGTGCACTTTCTGAAAGAGCACCATCCCGTGCTGTGTCTGAGCGAGCAGCTTCTGAACGTGCTTTTTCTTCCCTTGCAAAATTACCTTCCAACAATGCAATCTCTGAAAGAGCACCTTCTGAGCAAGCGATCTCAGAGCGAGCCATTTCCCGAGCTAATTCTGACCATGCCCCTTCTGAGCATGCACCCTCTGAGCACGCTCTATCTCGAGCAACTTCTGAACATGCGACTCTAGAGCGAGTACCATCTCGAGCAACATCTGAACATGCCCCATTTGAGCGTACTCCCTCAGAAAGGGCTTTATCCCGAGCAGCCTTTGACCATGACCTTTTTGAGCGTGCATCCTCAGATCAAGCATTATCTCGGGCTACTTCAGAACATGCTTCCTCTGAGCAAACCCCTTCACAAGACACCCCTGCTCTTTTTGATCCCCCTCTGCAAATTATTGCTTCTACAGTAACTTCAGATCAAGTCTTAGATGGAAACAATCCAACCAATTTCGACCATGTACCCTTTGAAAGTGCATCATCTAGGGCACTTTCAGATCTTTCTAGATCAGAACACCTCCCTTTAGAACATGGGTTCCCTGAACCTTTGTCTGAGAAACCAGACGATTATGAAGCAGAACCACCAGTCCCTGAACTGCCTTTACTAAGTTTCGAGTTATATCCCGATTCTAGATCCCTCAGTAGGTTAAGTAAAGCAAGTAGCCGGGCTCGCTCAGATGATTTAACTGTATGA